In Ramlibacter sp., the sequence GGGTGGGTGAGGCCTGCAACGGCCTGCCCTGCACGCCCACCCTGCTGGGCGTGGCGCCCGATGAAGCCACGCACGGCAGCATGGCGCGGCAGGCCGCCGGTCTGGGGCTGGACTACCTGGCGACCGACCCGGTGTCGCCGCAGGACTGCGGCGCCGTCTGGGCCATGGTGGGCGAGCACCTGCGCCGCAGCGGCCCACCGCCCAGCTCGGTCTGGGCCCTGCCTGCGCCGCGGCTCGCTGCCTGAGGCTGGTGCCTCAGAAGCCGGCCACCAGGCCGTCGCGCCGCGCGTCGCTGGCGGCCACATAGCCCTCAACCTTGGGGTCGCCGGCGCGCCAGATGAACTGGCCGGCGCCGAAGTCCTGGTAGTTGTCGCTGATGACCTCCATCACATGGCCGCGCTGGGCCAGGCCCTGCACGGTGGCCAGGTTCATCTGCTGCTCGACATTGATCTCCAGGCCTTCGTTGTAGCGCCAGCGCGGTGCGTCGCAGGCGGCCTGCGGGTTCTGCCCGTAGTCGAGCATGCGCACCAGGGTCTGCATGTGGCCTTGCGGCTGCATGTTGGCGCCCATCACGCCATAGCTCATCACGGGATGCCCATCCCTGGTGAGAAAGGCCGGGATGATGGTGTGAAACGGCCGCTTGCCCGGTGCCACGAGATTGGCCGGGTTGTGGGCGCTGGCCTGCACGCTGAACGCATGGCCCCGGTTCTGCAGGCTGATGCCAAAGCCGGGCTCCACGCAGCCCGAACCAAAGCCCATGTAATTGCTCTGGATGAAGCTGATCATCATGCCGTTTTCATCGGCTGCGGTGAGGTAGATGGTGCCGCCCTTGACCGGGTTGCCCGCGCCAAAGTCCTGCGCCTTCTTCATGTCAATGAGCCTGGCGCGGCTGGCCAGGTAGGCATCGTCAAGCATCTGTTCGGCCGTGACCTCCATGCTGGCGGGTTCGGCCACATAGCGGTACACGTCGGCAAAAGCCAGCTTCATGGCCTCGATCTGCAGGTGCTGGGAATCAACGCCGTCCACCGCCAGGCCCGCCACGTCAAACTGGTCCAGAATGCCCAGCGCAATCAGCGCGGCAATGCCCTGGCCATTGGGCGGGATCTCGTGCAGCGTGTAGCCCCGGTAGTTCTTGCCAATGGGCTTGACCCATTCGGGCTGGTAGGCCGCAAAGTCTTTGGCCGTGATGCTGCCGCCGTTGGCGGCTGCGAACTTCTCGATGGCCTCGGCGATTTCGCCACCATAGAAGGCCGCGCCCTTGCTCCGGGCAATCGCGCGCAGGCCGCGGGCCGCCGCCTTGAACTGGAACAGCTCGCCCACCTCGGGCGCGCGGCCCCAGGGCAGGAAGTTCTGCGCAAAGCCCGGCAGGCCCTGCAGCTCGGGCGTGGCCGCCGCCCATTTCTGCTGGACCACGGTGGGCATGAGGTAGCCGCGCTCGGCAATCTCGATGGCCGGCTCCAGCAGGTCGGCAAACGGCAGCTTGCCAAAGCGCTCGCTCAGGGCCACCCAGCTGGCCACGGCGCCCGGCACCGTGACCGAGTCAAACCCCCGCTTGGGCGGGGCCACCGCGTCGGCGCCGTACTTGCGCTTGAAGTAGTCGGGCGTCCAGGTGGCGGGCGCGCGGCCCGAGGCATTGAGGCCATGCAGTTCCTGCCCGTCCCAGAGGATGGCAAAGGCATCGCTGCCCAGCCCGTTGCTCACGGGCTCGGTCAGGGTGATGGCGGCGGCGGCGGCAATGGCCGCGTCCACCGCGTTGCCGCCCTTGTACATCATGCGCAGGCCGGCCTGGGCCGCCAGCGGGTGGGAGGTGGACACCACGTTGCGCGCAAAAACCGGCAACCGGGTGGTCGTGTAGGGGTTGGTGTAGTTGAAAGCCATGGCCCGATTATCGAAAGCCTGACAAAAAAGCCAAAGCGAATAATGCTTTAGCCACCCTAAACAATTGCTTTAGCATGACGGGCCATGAGCAGCATCCGCCTCCTGCGCACCTTTCTGGCCGCCGCCCACGAGGGCTCGTTCGCCGCGGCCGCGCAGCGCGTGTCGCTCACACAGGCGGCCGTGGGCCAGCAGATGCGCGCGCTGGAGGCCGACATGCGCCGGCCGCTGTTCGAGCGCCAGGGCAAGGCCGTGGTGCTCAATGACGCGGGCCGCGAGCTGCTGCCCCAGGCCCGCCAGATGGTGGCGCTGTATGACCAGATGCAGGCCAGCGCGCCGGCCGCGGGGCCGATGTCGGGCACGCTGAACCTGGGGGCGGTGGTGTCGGCGGTGCGGCCGCTGATCCAGGCCACGCTGGCCCTCAAGTCGCGCCACCCCGGGCTGGAACTGCATGTGTCGGCGGCCAAGTCCATGGAGTTGCTGGCGCAGGTCACGTCGGGCGCGCTGGACGCGGCCATCTCCGTGAAAGAGCGCGGCACCCCCACCGCCACGCTGGCCTGGACGCCGCTTTACGCGGAGCCCATGGTGCTGCTGGTGGGGCGCAACATGCCCGAGGCGCCGCCGCGCGCCCTGCTGCGCAGCCAGCCCTTCATCCGGTTCGACCGCAGCCAGCACACGGGCCAGATGGTGGAGCGCACCCTGCGCAGGCTGCGGGTCACGCCCCCTGAAATCCTGGAACTCAACACCATCGAGAGCATCGTCGAACTGGTGCGCTCGGGCCTGGGCCTGTCGGTGCTGCCGCGGCTGCGTGACGGCCGCTGGGCCACCGACCCGCGGCTGCGCGTGGTCGAGCTGCCGCAGGCGGAATCGCGCCAGATTGGGCTGGTGCAGCAGCGCGAATCGCGCAGCGCCGCCGTGGTGGCCGCGCTGGTGCGCGAAATCAGGGCCCTGTGAGGATCAGCGGCCGGTCAGCTTGCCGTCGCGGGTCACCATGGCCAGCTCGACATACTTGCTGCCGTGGTGCGCGCCGGGGGCAAAGGTGATCTGGTAGCCGCCCAGGTCAAGCGTGCCCAGGTTGGCCAGCGCGTCACGCACGGTCTGCGCCGACACCGGCTTTCTGGCGCGGCGGATCGCCTCGGCCACCACGCGGGCGCCAAAGCAGGCTTCCAGGTGGGTGGAGTTCATGGGCTCCTTGATGCCGGCCGCTTCCAGGGCCTTGGCGCACTCGCGCACGGCGGGCATGGGCGAGCGGGTGTTGGGAACCACCTGCGAGATGGACACCCCGGCGCTGGCCGGCCCGGCCGCGGCGATGAACTGGTCAGCCCCCACGAACGACAGGCTGGACGTGGGCACCAGGCGGCCTGCGGCCACCATTTCCTTCTGGATCTGCGCCGCGGCACCGGACAACACGGTGTTCAGGATCACTTCGGGCTGCTGCGCGATCAGCGCCTGCGCCTCGGCCTTGCCCACGGGGGCATTGCGCTTGAGGGACAACCCCTGCGGCACCAGCCCGGCCTTCTTCAGGTAGGCGGCAACCACGTCCAGGTTCTGCTTGCCCACCTCGTCGTCGTAATGAACCACGCTGACGCGCTTGAGGCCCAGGCTGGTCCAGAAGTTGAGCATCTTCTCCATCTCTTCACCGTAGGAGGCGCGGATGGTGAACAGCGAAGGGGTGTTCTTGCGCACCGGCTCGGCGCCCGAGAACGGCGCCACAAATGCCACGCCGGCCGCTTCGGCCTGCGGCAGGCTGTCCAGGCTCAGCGTGGCCGAGCCGTAGCCAAACAACGCCACCAGGTTGACGTTCTGCAGCAGGGTTTTGGTGTTTTCGCCGGCCGTCTTGCGGCTGTTCTTGTCGTCCAGCGTGAGCAACTCGATCTGGCGCCCGGCCACGCCGCCCTTGGCATTGAGCGCGGCAAACCAGGCGTTGGCGCCGTCACGGGTGGCGGTGCCAAACTCGCCGTTGCTGCCCGTGAGCGGGGCCGACTGGCCGACGACCCACTTGTCGGCTGCATGGGAAAGGGGGAGCAGGCAGGTCAGTGCCACAGCGGCGGCGACGCGGGAAAAGGCGTTCATGAGGCGACTCGTCAAAGGTTGAAACCAAAAGACCTCATTCATATGTGGTCTTATTAACCAGATGGTTACATTACACTTTGTAACGACTTGTCGCCTTCGAGACAGCTCCTGCGCGAAGAGGCCCTAAATGGTGAATTTCTGCTCACTTTGAGCAGTCAACGGAGTGCAACGCCGGGCGTGGCGCCGCCCGGTCGGCCTTTCAATTGCCTAGTGCGTGATGACCACCAGCACGCTGCACGGGGAGTGTTCGATGAACGCGCTGGAGATCGAGCCGCGCCACCAGCGCGCGGCCCAGCTGTCCAGGTGCTTGTGGCCCACCACCACGAGGTCGGCCTCCACCTTGGTGGCAAACTTGGCAATCTCGCCAATCGGGTCGCCCATCACCACTTCGCCCTGGGCGGCGTAGCCGGCGCTGGACAGGCGCTTGATGCCGTCATCGAGCACGGCCTGGTACTTGTCCTTTTCGCGCCGCTCGAGTTCAACGTCGTAGACGCCCCCCTCCAAGCCCACGTAAGCCATGGTCAGCGGCATGACCGCCACCAGAAACAACTCGGCCTGGCCCCAGTTCGCGAGGTCCTGGCAGTCCAGCAGGGCTTTTTGCCCCGCATCCGATCCGTCATAGGCCAACAGGATTCTTTTGTACATGGTGTACCCCCAAAGTTCGACATCCCAAGCATAGGGCCAGCGGCGCCCCCGCACAACCCGGCCGGCGCGGCCGCCCTACACTCTGCCGCATGAAAAAAGAGCAGATCGCCCCCTTCTTTGCCACGCTGAAGGCGGCCAACCCGCAGCCCAGCACCGAGCTGGAATTCACCAGCGTGTTCGAGCTGATGGCGGCCGTGCTGCTGAGCGCGCAGGCCACCGACGTGGGCGTGAACAAGGCCACGCGCAAGCTGTTTCCCGTGGCCAACACGCCGCAGGCCATCCTGGACCTGGGGATCGATGGACTGGAGGGCTACATCAAGACCATCGGCCTGTACCGCAGCAAGGCCAAACACCTGATGCAGGCCTGCCGCATGCTGGTTCAGCTCCACGGCGGCGAAGTGCCGCGCACCCGCGAGGCACTCGAGGCCCTGCCCGGCGTGGGCCGCAAGACCGCCAACGTGGTGCTCAACGTGGCCTTTGGCGAGCCCGCCATGGCGGTGGACACGCACATCTTCCGCGTGAGCAACCGCACCGGCCTGGCGCCGGGCAAGAACCCCTATGCGGTGGAAATGGCGCTGATGAAGCGCGTGCCGCCCGAGTACCTGGTGGACGCGCACCACTGGCTGATCCTGCACGGGCGCTATGTGTGCCTGGCGCGCAAGCCGCTGTGCTTCAAATGCCAGGTGGCGGCGTATTGCGACTTCAAGCCGAAAACACCGGTGCCCTGATTTGCTCCTGTTTTAATAGCACACAGTGGCCGCCGCTATTGGACT encodes:
- a CDS encoding universal stress protein; the protein is MYKRILLAYDGSDAGQKALLDCQDLANWGQAELFLVAVMPLTMAYVGLEGGVYDVELERREKDKYQAVLDDGIKRLSSAGYAAQGEVVMGDPIGEIAKFATKVEADLVVVGHKHLDSWAARWWRGSISSAFIEHSPCSVLVVITH
- a CDS encoding LysR family transcriptional regulator; protein product: MSSIRLLRTFLAAAHEGSFAAAAQRVSLTQAAVGQQMRALEADMRRPLFERQGKAVVLNDAGRELLPQARQMVALYDQMQASAPAAGPMSGTLNLGAVVSAVRPLIQATLALKSRHPGLELHVSAAKSMELLAQVTSGALDAAISVKERGTPTATLAWTPLYAEPMVLLVGRNMPEAPPRALLRSQPFIRFDRSQHTGQMVERTLRRLRVTPPEILELNTIESIVELVRSGLGLSVLPRLRDGRWATDPRLRVVELPQAESRQIGLVQQRESRSAAVVAALVREIRAL
- the nth gene encoding endonuclease III → MKKEQIAPFFATLKAANPQPSTELEFTSVFELMAAVLLSAQATDVGVNKATRKLFPVANTPQAILDLGIDGLEGYIKTIGLYRSKAKHLMQACRMLVQLHGGEVPRTREALEALPGVGRKTANVVLNVAFGEPAMAVDTHIFRVSNRTGLAPGKNPYAVEMALMKRVPPEYLVDAHHWLILHGRYVCLARKPLCFKCQVAAYCDFKPKTPVP
- a CDS encoding gamma-glutamyltransferase family protein, which gives rise to MAFNYTNPYTTTRLPVFARNVVSTSHPLAAQAGLRMMYKGGNAVDAAIAAAAAITLTEPVSNGLGSDAFAILWDGQELHGLNASGRAPATWTPDYFKRKYGADAVAPPKRGFDSVTVPGAVASWVALSERFGKLPFADLLEPAIEIAERGYLMPTVVQQKWAAATPELQGLPGFAQNFLPWGRAPEVGELFQFKAAARGLRAIARSKGAAFYGGEIAEAIEKFAAANGGSITAKDFAAYQPEWVKPIGKNYRGYTLHEIPPNGQGIAALIALGILDQFDVAGLAVDGVDSQHLQIEAMKLAFADVYRYVAEPASMEVTAEQMLDDAYLASRARLIDMKKAQDFGAGNPVKGGTIYLTAADENGMMISFIQSNYMGFGSGCVEPGFGISLQNRGHAFSVQASAHNPANLVAPGKRPFHTIIPAFLTRDGHPVMSYGVMGANMQPQGHMQTLVRMLDYGQNPQAACDAPRWRYNEGLEINVEQQMNLATVQGLAQRGHVMEVISDNYQDFGAGQFIWRAGDPKVEGYVAASDARRDGLVAGF
- a CDS encoding ABC transporter substrate-binding protein, with translation MNAFSRVAAAVALTCLLPLSHAADKWVVGQSAPLTGSNGEFGTATRDGANAWFAALNAKGGVAGRQIELLTLDDKNSRKTAGENTKTLLQNVNLVALFGYGSATLSLDSLPQAEAAGVAFVAPFSGAEPVRKNTPSLFTIRASYGEEMEKMLNFWTSLGLKRVSVVHYDDEVGKQNLDVVAAYLKKAGLVPQGLSLKRNAPVGKAEAQALIAQQPEVILNTVLSGAAAQIQKEMVAAGRLVPTSSLSFVGADQFIAAAGPASAGVSISQVVPNTRSPMPAVRECAKALEAAGIKEPMNSTHLEACFGARVVAEAIRRARKPVSAQTVRDALANLGTLDLGGYQITFAPGAHHGSKYVELAMVTRDGKLTGR